Proteins from one Hydrogenophaga sp. SL48 genomic window:
- a CDS encoding ABC transporter permease, protein MAFVRRWLDSDVGHSFRSSPTAMVAALIAFICVFCAVFAPWVAPHNPFDLATLELSNARLPPAWMEGGSSQFWLGTEDQGRDILSALMYGARISLAVGMSSVVLSVLIGVSLGLLAGYLGGWTDTVLMRLCDVMLSFPPILIALLIAGVGRALFPGAQDALAFGVLVVSITLTGWVQYARTVRGSTLVERSKEYVQAARVTGVPPLRIMRRHVLPNVMGPVLVLATIQVATAIITEATLSFLGVGAPVTSPSLGTLIRNGNDYLFSGEWWITIFPGAMLVLIALSVNLLGDWLRDALNPRLR, encoded by the coding sequence ATGGCTTTTGTTCGCCGTTGGCTTGACAGCGACGTCGGCCACAGTTTCCGCTCCTCGCCCACCGCCATGGTGGCGGCGTTGATTGCGTTCATCTGTGTGTTCTGCGCGGTGTTTGCGCCCTGGGTCGCGCCGCACAACCCTTTTGATCTGGCGACCCTGGAGCTGTCGAACGCGCGCCTGCCGCCGGCCTGGATGGAGGGCGGCAGCTCGCAGTTCTGGCTGGGCACGGAAGACCAGGGCCGAGACATCCTCTCGGCGCTGATGTACGGCGCGCGCATCTCGCTGGCCGTGGGGATGTCATCCGTGGTGTTGTCGGTGCTGATTGGCGTGTCGCTGGGCTTGCTGGCGGGCTATCTGGGGGGCTGGACGGACACCGTGCTGATGCGGCTGTGCGACGTGATGCTGTCGTTTCCGCCCATCCTCATCGCTTTGCTGATCGCGGGTGTGGGGCGGGCGCTGTTTCCGGGCGCGCAAGATGCCCTGGCGTTCGGCGTGCTGGTGGTGTCCATCACCCTCACGGGCTGGGTGCAGTACGCGCGCACGGTGCGTGGTTCCACGCTGGTGGAGCGCAGCAAGGAATACGTGCAGGCCGCGCGCGTCACGGGCGTGCCGCCGTTGCGCATCATGCGCCGACATGTGCTGCCCAATGTGATGGGGCCGGTGCTGGTGCTCGCCACGATCCAGGTGGCCACCGCCATCATCACCGAGGCCACGCTGTCGTTCCTGGGCGTTGGCGCGCCGGTGACATCCCCCTCGCTGGGCACGCTCATCCGCAACGGCAACGACTACCTGTTCTCCGGCGAGTGGTGGATCACCATCTTCCCTGGTGCCATGCTGGTGCTGATCGCACTGAGCGTGAACCTGCTGGGCGACTGGCTGCGCGATGCGCTCAACCCCAGATTGCGATGA